In Flavobacterium sp. WV_118_3, one DNA window encodes the following:
- a CDS encoding transposase, with protein MNCPQKVRHYLGAFFMERKVKYNYEFKLHCVEEVLNKNRSKGSVAQEQEISKTNLGRWINFYLKYGKEGLLSRKNQNYSSDFKLKVIRTIDQKCLSLSQACLFFNIPNDGIILAWQRQFKNHGAPGLVQKPKGKPISMTYKRAKKKSDKPLTREEELLLENESLRAQVAYLKKLQALIQAEEAEQNKRHKP; from the coding sequence ATGAACTGCCCCCAAAAAGTTAGACACTATTTGGGGGCATTTTTTATGGAAAGAAAAGTCAAGTACAATTATGAATTTAAACTTCATTGTGTAGAAGAAGTATTAAATAAAAACCGCTCAAAGGGCTCAGTTGCTCAGGAGCAAGAAATTAGTAAAACTAATCTTGGAAGATGGATAAACTTCTATCTTAAGTATGGAAAAGAAGGTCTGTTATCCCGTAAGAATCAGAATTACAGTTCCGATTTTAAGCTAAAAGTTATACGTACCATTGATCAGAAGTGTTTATCTTTGAGTCAGGCCTGTTTATTTTTCAACATTCCCAATGATGGGATAATCTTGGCCTGGCAGCGTCAATTTAAAAACCATGGCGCACCAGGTTTAGTACAAAAACCAAAAGGAAAACCCATATCGATGACTTACAAAAGAGCTAAAAAGAAATCCGATAAACCTTTGACCAGAGAAGAAGAGCTTTTACTGGAAAATGAATCTTTACGTGCTCAAGTAGCCTATTTAAAAAAGTTACAAGCCTTAATTCAAGCAGAAGAAGCCGAGCAAAACAAAAGGCACAAACCATAG
- a CDS encoding endonuclease, producing MTKFYLSAFLMSVVTAFAQIPQGYYNSATGTGYTLKTQLYNIIKGHNAKSYNALYTCYQTSDRDYFYENDGTILDIYSEKPNGPDFYNFSATNTGDRCGNYSNEGDCFNREHLMPQSVFNEASPMVSDAHHILPTDGKVNGMRSNYPFGMVSSPTWTSKNGSKLGNNTTAGYSGKAFEPIDEFKGDVARCLLYFVTRYEDKVATWNHAMLNNTSNQALSNWFKNILLTWHNQDPVSPREIARNNAIYAFQGNRNPYIDHPEYVAMIWGQALATDTFDALAAVTVYPNPSNTNRISIQSEKALDEITLITLNGQVLQQIKNPTGNQGTYTLENLPQGFYFVKMAAENQSTTRKVIIN from the coding sequence ATGACAAAATTTTACCTATCCGCATTTTTAATGTCGGTAGTAACCGCGTTTGCCCAGATTCCTCAAGGGTATTACAATTCCGCCACCGGAACCGGCTACACTTTAAAAACGCAGTTGTACAACATTATTAAAGGCCATAACGCTAAAAGTTATAATGCGCTTTACACCTGTTATCAAACCTCCGATCGGGACTATTTTTATGAAAACGACGGTACGATTCTGGACATTTATTCTGAAAAACCCAACGGGCCTGATTTTTACAATTTTTCGGCTACCAATACCGGAGATCGTTGCGGAAACTACAGCAATGAAGGTGATTGTTTTAACCGCGAGCATTTAATGCCACAAAGTGTTTTTAATGAAGCTTCTCCAATGGTCTCGGATGCTCACCATATCTTGCCAACCGATGGAAAAGTAAACGGTATGCGTAGCAATTACCCGTTCGGGATGGTCAGTAGCCCGACCTGGACCTCTAAAAACGGTTCGAAATTAGGAAATAATACTACCGCCGGATATTCCGGAAAAGCCTTTGAACCGATCGATGAGTTTAAAGGAGATGTAGCCCGTTGTTTGTTGTATTTCGTAACCCGTTATGAAGATAAAGTAGCTACCTGGAATCATGCGATGCTTAATAATACCAGCAATCAGGCACTGAGCAACTGGTTTAAAAATATATTATTAACCTGGCACAATCAGGATCCGGTAAGTCCGCGTGAAATTGCCCGTAACAATGCGATTTATGCTTTCCAGGGCAATCGTAATCCTTATATTGATCATCCGGAATATGTAGCGATGATCTGGGGTCAGGCACTGGCTACCGATACTTTCGACGCATTGGCTGCTGTTACAGTATATCCGAATCCGTCGAACACTAACCGTATTTCGATTCAATCGGAAAAAGCATTGGACGAAATCACCCTGATTACACTAAACGGACAGGTACTGCAACAAATCAAAAATCCTACCGGAAACCAAGGTACCTATACACTGGAAAACTTACCACAAGGATTCTACTTTGTAAAAATGGCTGCCGAAAACCAGTCAACGACTAGAAAAGTGATCATCAACTAA